A part of Myxococcus landrumus genomic DNA contains:
- a CDS encoding AgmX/PglI C-terminal domain-containing protein: MKRALLSVLVLASAAALAQGGPAKKPSGGKSGAPATSAPAKSDAPDVARMPFTPDSIRQVVAYNQGRIQECYEDHMAEKDKKVEGRLATTFTIDANGLVKGAKVVKKGSTLKDPNLHDCVVAVLSSMTFPKPPDGVDHPIEYPFNLKAIE, encoded by the coding sequence ATGAAGAGGGCACTGCTGTCCGTCCTGGTCCTGGCCTCGGCCGCCGCGCTCGCGCAAGGCGGTCCGGCGAAGAAGCCCTCGGGCGGGAAGTCCGGTGCCCCCGCCACGTCCGCGCCCGCGAAGAGCGACGCGCCGGACGTGGCGCGCATGCCCTTCACCCCAGACTCCATCCGCCAGGTGGTCGCCTACAACCAGGGGCGCATCCAGGAGTGCTACGAGGACCACATGGCGGAGAAGGACAAGAAGGTGGAGGGGCGTCTGGCGACGACCTTCACCATCGACGCCAACGGTCTGGTGAAGGGCGCGAAGGTGGTCAAGAAGGGCAGCACGCTGAAGGACCCGAACCTCCACGACTGCGTGGTGGCCGTGCTGTCGTCGATGACGTTCCCCAAGCCTCCGGACGGCGTCGACCACCCCATCGAGTATCCGTTCAACCTCAAGGCCATCGAGTAG
- the apbC gene encoding iron-sulfur cluster carrier protein ApbC encodes MSVSEADILAAMSKVMDPELHVDLVKAGMVKDVRVTGDTVKLKIELTTPACPMKGKIQADSEAALKAVPGLKSFDIEWGAQVRSAAGAAPAGGLLPKVKNIILVGAGKGGVGKSTVALNLATALGQHGAKVGLLDADFYGPSVPLMTGLGDKKPVSPDGKSLDPLIAHGIKVMSIGFLVEADQALIWRGPMLHGALMQLVRDVNWGELDYLVLDLPPGTGDVALTLSQSIRAAGAVLVTTPQDVALADVVRAKQMFDKVHIPVLGIVENMSQFVCPNCSHVTPIFNHGGGRKAAEMFGIPFLGEVPLDLKVRESGDSGVPVVVGAKDSLEAKAFQEVARNVAGRVSAQSVKSMPLPVVQAR; translated from the coding sequence ATGAGCGTTTCCGAGGCCGATATCCTCGCGGCCATGTCGAAGGTGATGGATCCCGAGCTTCACGTGGATCTGGTGAAGGCCGGAATGGTGAAGGACGTCCGCGTCACCGGCGACACCGTGAAACTCAAGATTGAGCTCACCACCCCGGCCTGCCCCATGAAGGGGAAGATCCAGGCCGACTCGGAGGCCGCCCTCAAGGCCGTCCCCGGCCTGAAGTCCTTCGACATCGAGTGGGGCGCCCAGGTCCGCTCCGCCGCCGGCGCCGCCCCGGCCGGTGGCCTGCTCCCCAAGGTCAAGAACATCATCCTCGTCGGCGCCGGAAAGGGCGGGGTGGGCAAGAGCACCGTCGCCCTCAACCTCGCCACCGCGCTCGGCCAGCACGGTGCCAAGGTCGGTCTGCTCGACGCCGACTTCTACGGCCCCTCCGTCCCCCTCATGACGGGCCTCGGCGACAAGAAGCCCGTCAGCCCGGACGGCAAGTCGCTCGATCCGCTCATCGCGCATGGCATCAAGGTCATGTCCATCGGCTTCCTCGTCGAGGCCGACCAGGCCCTCATCTGGCGCGGCCCGATGCTCCACGGCGCCCTCATGCAGCTCGTGCGTGACGTGAACTGGGGCGAGCTCGACTATCTCGTCCTCGATCTGCCCCCGGGCACCGGCGACGTGGCCCTGACGCTCTCCCAGTCCATCCGCGCCGCGGGTGCCGTGCTCGTCACCACGCCCCAGGACGTGGCCCTGGCCGACGTCGTCCGCGCCAAGCAGATGTTCGACAAGGTCCACATCCCCGTGTTGGGCATCGTCGAGAACATGTCCCAGTTCGTCTGCCCGAACTGCTCGCACGTCACCCCCATCTTCAACCACGGCGGTGGCCGCAAGGCCGCCGAGATGTTCGGCATCCCCTTCCTCGGGGAGGTTCCACTGGACTTGAAGGTGCGTGAATCGGGAGACTCCGGCGTGCCGGTGGTGGTGGGCGCCAAGGACAGCCTGGAGGCGAAGGCCTTCCAGGAGGTCGCTCGGAACGTGGCGGGTCGCGTGTCCGCCCAGAGCGTCAAGAGCATGCCGCTGCCGGTGGTGCAGGCCCGCTGA
- a CDS encoding 3-hydroxyacyl-CoA dehydrogenase family protein produces the protein MATEHIVVVGAGQMGAGIAQVALQAGLRVTLADVSKEGLAKGADRIRAGLKKLVEKGKLDAAKQQAAEANLATLTNVTEAKDVDFAIEAVTENEDLKRRIFQDLDAVVRPGGILATNTSSIPITRIAASTKRPEAVIGMHFMNPVPVMQLVELIRGAATSEETYATTRALSERMGKTTVVSKDYPGFIVNRILIPMLNEACYALMEGLGTAEDIDTAMKLGTNQPMGPLQLADFIGLDTVLYIAEVLHKGLGDPKYRPCPLLRQYVDAGWFGKKSGRGFYKY, from the coding sequence ATGGCAACGGAGCACATCGTCGTCGTCGGCGCCGGGCAGATGGGCGCGGGAATCGCGCAGGTGGCACTGCAGGCCGGTCTGCGCGTCACGCTGGCGGACGTATCCAAGGAAGGTCTCGCCAAGGGCGCTGACCGCATCCGCGCGGGCCTGAAGAAGCTGGTGGAGAAGGGCAAGCTCGACGCCGCGAAGCAGCAGGCCGCCGAGGCCAACCTCGCCACGCTGACGAACGTCACCGAGGCGAAGGACGTCGACTTCGCCATCGAGGCCGTGACGGAGAACGAGGACCTCAAGCGCCGCATCTTCCAGGACCTGGACGCCGTCGTCCGGCCCGGCGGCATCCTCGCCACCAACACCTCGTCCATCCCCATCACCCGCATCGCCGCGTCCACGAAGCGCCCCGAGGCCGTCATCGGGATGCACTTCATGAACCCGGTGCCCGTGATGCAGTTGGTGGAGCTCATCCGCGGCGCCGCGACGTCCGAGGAGACCTACGCCACCACGCGCGCGCTGTCCGAGCGCATGGGCAAGACGACGGTCGTCTCCAAGGACTACCCGGGCTTCATCGTCAACCGCATCCTCATCCCGATGCTGAACGAGGCCTGCTACGCGCTGATGGAGGGCCTGGGCACCGCGGAGGACATCGACACCGCGATGAAGCTGGGCACCAACCAGCCCATGGGCCCGCTCCAGCTCGCCGACTTCATCGGCCTGGACACCGTGCTCTACATCGCCGAGGTGCTGCACAAGGGCCTGGGTGATCCGAAGTACCGTCCGTGCCCGCTCCTGCGCCAGTACGTGGACGCCGGCTGGTTCGGCAAGAAGAGCGGCCGCGGCTTCTACAAGTACTGA
- the tnpA gene encoding IS66 family insertion sequence element accessory protein TnpA — translation MRRPNPNEWKQLVEEFEASGLTQKEFAVRHQVSLGGFQYWLYKKSRATPVRRSEMAGRPRAAFLPVEVVASPVPRVREGLLLEVALPRGLLLRFPEGTQAEYLAHLVAVLG, via the coding sequence ATGAGACGCCCCAATCCGAATGAGTGGAAGCAGTTGGTGGAGGAGTTCGAGGCGAGCGGGCTGACGCAGAAGGAGTTCGCGGTCAGGCACCAGGTCTCGCTCGGTGGCTTCCAGTACTGGCTGTACAAGAAGTCGCGGGCCACGCCGGTCCGGCGGTCCGAGATGGCAGGCCGTCCGCGAGCCGCGTTTCTTCCCGTGGAGGTGGTCGCGTCCCCCGTGCCGCGAGTCCGAGAAGGGCTCCTGCTCGAGGTGGCGCTGCCACGCGGGCTGCTCTTGCGCTTCCCGGAGGGGACGCAGGCCGAGTACCTCGCGCACCTGGTCGCGGTGCTCGGCTGA
- a CDS encoding acyl-CoA dehydrogenase family protein: MNLELTETQKLIRETARKFARERVAPLARELDRQERFPTEIFKELGELGLLGVNIPAQYGGSEAGAVSYALAMMEMAAADASTSVAMAVTNMCAELINAFGTEAQREKYVTRLVSGEAVAGSFALSEPHAGSDPGAMLTSAVRRGDSWVINGSKQWITSGAHAGVLVVWARTAVTGNKGLSCFIVEGGTKGLHIGRHEDKMGLRSSNTVALTFEDCVIPAENLLGAEGQGFRLAMVALDGGRIGIASQACGVARAALEASVSYVKDRKAFGQAIGEFQGPRFMLADMKTQIDAAELLTLRAAYMKDQKQPFTREASMAKLFASETSNRVCDKAVQLHGGYGYIDEFPVERYFRDARVQTIYEGTSEVQRMVIARESFRLLG, encoded by the coding sequence GTGAACCTCGAGCTGACCGAGACCCAGAAGCTGATTCGCGAGACGGCCCGCAAGTTCGCGAGGGAGCGCGTGGCTCCGCTCGCCCGCGAGTTGGATCGCCAGGAGCGCTTCCCCACGGAGATCTTCAAGGAGCTTGGCGAGCTGGGGTTGCTCGGGGTGAACATCCCGGCCCAGTACGGCGGCTCGGAGGCGGGGGCTGTCTCCTACGCGCTCGCGATGATGGAGATGGCCGCGGCGGATGCATCCACGTCGGTGGCCATGGCCGTGACGAACATGTGCGCGGAGCTCATCAACGCCTTCGGCACCGAGGCCCAGCGCGAGAAGTACGTGACGCGCCTGGTGTCCGGCGAGGCGGTGGCGGGCTCGTTCGCGCTGTCGGAGCCGCATGCGGGCTCGGACCCGGGTGCGATGCTGACGTCCGCGGTTCGCCGGGGCGACTCGTGGGTCATCAACGGCAGCAAGCAGTGGATTACTTCGGGCGCGCACGCGGGAGTCCTCGTGGTGTGGGCGCGGACGGCCGTGACGGGCAACAAGGGCCTGTCGTGCTTCATCGTGGAGGGTGGGACGAAGGGCCTCCACATCGGTCGGCACGAAGACAAGATGGGCCTGCGCTCCTCGAACACGGTGGCGTTGACGTTCGAGGACTGTGTGATTCCGGCGGAGAACCTGCTGGGCGCCGAAGGGCAGGGGTTCCGGCTGGCGATGGTCGCGCTGGATGGTGGGCGCATCGGCATCGCGTCGCAGGCATGCGGTGTGGCTCGCGCGGCGCTCGAGGCCAGCGTGTCCTACGTGAAGGACCGCAAGGCGTTCGGCCAGGCCATTGGCGAGTTCCAGGGGCCGCGGTTCATGCTCGCGGACATGAAGACGCAGATCGACGCGGCGGAGTTGCTGACGCTGCGCGCGGCGTACATGAAGGACCAGAAGCAGCCGTTCACCCGCGAGGCGTCCATGGCGAAGCTCTTCGCCAGCGAGACGAGCAACCGCGTCTGTGACAAGGCCGTGCAGCTTCACGGCGGATACGGCTACATCGACGAGTTCCCGGTGGAGCGGTACTTCCGCGACGCCCGCGTGCAGACCATCTACGAGGGCACCAGCGAGGTGCAGCGGATGGTGATTGCTCGCGAGAGCTTCCGGCTGCTGGGCTGA
- a CDS encoding enoyl-CoA hydratase-related protein yields the protein MAYENIRLEHDGAVATLTIDRPKALNALNNKTLQEIEAAVRSLGSDTRVLIVTGGGEKAFVAGADIAEMASLSESQAQEFAALGHRAFALLESLTIPTIAAVNGFALGGGCELALACDFIYASEKAQLGLPEVGLGVIPGFGGTQRLTRAVGRARAKELVFTGARIDAAKAKEIGLVLEVLPAEGLLAHCRSVAAKMLKNGPLAIGKAKRVIEQGADKDLTEANTLERQGFAELFGSEDQREGMKAFLEKRPAVFTGK from the coding sequence ATGGCCTACGAGAACATCCGCCTGGAGCACGACGGCGCGGTCGCGACCCTCACCATCGACCGCCCCAAGGCGCTCAACGCCCTCAACAACAAGACGCTCCAGGAGATCGAGGCCGCGGTGCGGTCGCTCGGCTCCGACACGCGCGTGCTCATCGTCACCGGCGGAGGCGAGAAGGCCTTCGTCGCTGGCGCGGACATCGCGGAGATGGCCTCCCTCTCCGAGTCCCAGGCGCAGGAGTTCGCCGCCCTGGGCCACCGTGCCTTCGCGCTGCTGGAGTCGCTGACCATCCCCACCATCGCCGCGGTGAATGGCTTCGCGCTCGGCGGCGGGTGTGAGCTGGCCCTGGCGTGTGACTTCATCTACGCGTCCGAGAAGGCCCAGCTGGGTCTGCCGGAAGTGGGCCTGGGCGTCATCCCGGGCTTCGGTGGGACGCAGCGGCTGACCCGCGCGGTGGGTCGTGCTCGCGCCAAGGAGCTCGTCTTCACCGGAGCGCGCATCGACGCCGCCAAGGCCAAGGAGATCGGCCTGGTGCTCGAGGTGCTGCCGGCCGAGGGCCTGCTCGCGCACTGCCGCTCCGTCGCGGCGAAGATGCTCAAGAACGGCCCCCTGGCCATCGGCAAGGCCAAGCGGGTCATCGAGCAGGGCGCAGACAAGGACCTGACCGAGGCCAACACCCTCGAGCGCCAGGGCTTCGCGGAGCTGTTCGGCTCCGAGGACCAGCGCGAAGGCATGAAGGCGTTCCTCGAGAAGCGTCCCGCGGTGTTCACCGGCAAGTGA
- a CDS encoding acyl-CoA dehydrogenase — translation MNFELTDVQREIQRMCREFAAKELTPNARKWDEHHAWPTDAVKKLAELSLLGVAVPEQYGGAGLDNVCYALAMEEISRGCASTGVIMSVNNSLYCDPVMKFGTEAQKEEFLTPFARGDKLGCFGLTEPEAGSDAAAQQTVAVRRGDEFIINGSKNWITNGPKADAIVLFTMTNREAGNKGISAFLVPTNTPGFIRAEPDKKMGISAAWSCSMFFEDMRVPAKNLLGKEGEGFKVAMSTLDGGRIGIASQALGIARAAYEEAVRYSGERKSFGKPIREHQAIQFMIADMAMEIDAARLLVWRAALLKDKGVRHSAESAMAKLYASEMASRVANKALQVHGGMGYSKEMDVERHVRDARITEIYEGTSEIQRIVISANVLKE, via the coding sequence ATGAACTTCGAGCTGACCGACGTCCAGCGCGAGATCCAGCGGATGTGCCGCGAGTTCGCCGCCAAGGAACTGACCCCCAACGCCCGCAAGTGGGATGAGCATCATGCGTGGCCGACGGATGCCGTGAAGAAGCTCGCCGAGCTGTCGCTGCTTGGCGTGGCTGTCCCGGAGCAGTACGGCGGCGCGGGCCTGGATAACGTCTGCTACGCGCTGGCCATGGAGGAGATCAGCCGCGGCTGTGCCTCCACGGGCGTCATCATGAGCGTGAACAACTCGCTCTACTGCGACCCGGTGATGAAGTTCGGCACCGAGGCGCAGAAGGAAGAGTTCCTCACGCCGTTCGCCCGGGGCGACAAGCTCGGCTGCTTCGGCCTGACGGAGCCCGAGGCGGGCAGCGACGCCGCCGCGCAGCAGACCGTCGCGGTGCGCCGCGGTGATGAGTTCATCATCAACGGCTCCAAGAACTGGATCACCAACGGCCCCAAGGCCGACGCCATTGTCCTGTTCACGATGACGAACCGGGAGGCGGGCAACAAGGGCATCTCCGCGTTCCTGGTCCCCACGAACACCCCTGGCTTCATCCGCGCCGAGCCCGACAAGAAGATGGGCATCAGCGCCGCCTGGTCCTGCTCCATGTTCTTCGAGGACATGCGCGTGCCGGCCAAGAACCTCCTGGGCAAGGAGGGCGAGGGCTTCAAGGTCGCCATGTCCACGCTGGACGGTGGCCGCATCGGAATCGCCTCGCAGGCGCTGGGCATCGCTCGCGCCGCGTACGAGGAGGCCGTGCGCTACTCGGGTGAGCGCAAGTCCTTCGGCAAGCCCATCCGCGAGCACCAGGCCATCCAGTTCATGATCGCCGACATGGCCATGGAGATCGACGCGGCCCGCCTGCTGGTGTGGCGCGCGGCGCTGCTCAAGGACAAGGGCGTGCGCCACAGCGCGGAGAGCGCGATGGCGAAGCTGTACGCCAGCGAGATGGCCAGCCGCGTGGCGAACAAGGCCCTCCAGGTGCACGGCGGCATGGGCTACAGCAAGGAGATGGACGTGGAGCGCCACGTGCGCGACGCTCGCATCACCGAGATCTACGAGGGGACGAGCGAGATTCAGCGCATCGTCATCTCCGCCAACGTCCTGAAGGAGTAG